Proteins found in one Magnolia sinica isolate HGM2019 chromosome 5, MsV1, whole genome shotgun sequence genomic segment:
- the LOC131245550 gene encoding glucan endo-1,3-beta-glucosidase 11-like produces MASFFFFSSTIARFFLLFYLLSSDFGLLHGVAPLGINYGQVANNLPPPDKAITLLTSIRVTKTRIYDTNPQILTALANSGIEVIVTVPNEQLSVMKDPNQALQWVAANVKPYFPSTNITGIAVGNEIFTTEDPILVLNLVPAMVSIQNALVRHGLASYIHVSTANSLAVLDNSYPPSAGAFSSNLAGVMTPLLKFLADTRSPFWINAYPYFAYKDNSNKIPLDYVLFNPNTGMMDPYTKLHYDNMLYAQVDAVIFAIARMGFGGLEVRVSETGWPSKGDADEFGATLQNAAIYNRNLLRRQMMSEGTPLRPNQRLEVYLFALFNEDMKPGPTSERNYGLFQPDGTMAYNFGLAGKSSSSTSTTSVSLTSSAAQAASKEFRSLACWTFVYLFTFEALMRWPL; encoded by the exons atggctagcttcttcttcttcagctctACTATTGCTcgctttttccttctcttttatcTCTTATCTTCAG atttcggCCTACTACATGGAGTTGCACCACTAGGCATCAACTACGGCCAAGTAGCAAACAATCTACCACCACCAGACAAGGCCATCACCCTCTTAACCTCCATCAGGGTCACCAAAACAAGGATATATGACACCAACCCTCAAATCCTCACCGCACTCGCAAACTCCGGCATCGAAGTCATCGTGACCGTCCCCAATGAGCAATTGAGTGTGATGAAGGACCCCAATCAAGCCCTCCAATGGGTCGCAGCCAATGTGAAGCCCTACTTCCCATCCACCAACATCACCGGGATCGCCGTCGGCAATGAGATCTTCACCACTGAGGACCCAATCCTCGTGTTGAACCTAGTCCCCGCAATGGTCAGCATACAGAACGCGCTCGTCCGGCATGGCCTAGCATCTTACATTCATGTGTCGACCGCAAACTCCCTAGCGGTGCTAGATAACTCATATCCACCATCTGCTGGGGCCTTCAGCAGCAACCTCGCTGGGGTCATGACACCTTTACTGAAGTTCTTGGCAGACACAAGGTCCCCATTTTGGATTAATGCCTACCCATACTTCGCTTACAAAGACAATTCAAATAAGATCCCTTTGGACTATGTGCTTTTCAACCCTAATACTGGAATGATGGACCCATACACCAAGCTGCACTATGATAACATGCTCTATGCACAGGTTGATGCAGTTATCTTTGCCATTGCTAGGATGGGGTTTGGAGGGTTGGAAGTTAGGGTTTCTGAGACTGGCTGGCCATCCAAAGGAGACGCAGATGAGTTTGGTGCAACCCTACAAAATGCAGCTATTTACAACAGGAACTTGCTACGAAGGCAGATGATGAGTGAAGGGACCCCTCTAAGGCCTAACCAAAGGCTAGAGGTTTATCTGTTTGCTTTGTTCAATGAGGACATGAAGCCTGGACCGACGTCAGAGCGCAACTACGGGCTGTTCCAGCCGGACGGTACCATGGCTTACAATTTCGGGTTGGCCGGAAAGTCTTCTTCTTCTACCTCCACGACATCCGTTTCACTAACTTCATCTGCTGCTCAG GCAGCAAGCAAGGAATTTCGAAGCTTGGCATGTTGGACTTTTGTATATCTATTTACATTTGAAGCTTTAATGAGATGGCCACTATAG